A section of the Branchiostoma lanceolatum isolate klBraLanc5 chromosome 19, klBraLanc5.hap2, whole genome shotgun sequence genome encodes:
- the LOC136424977 gene encoding uncharacterized protein isoform X1, producing the protein MSGRAAAMSGRAAAMSGRAAVLVLLCAGFAAASPLVGRLNLPAKEPHCYGTVIAPQLVLTSAGCAFNSATGRAHNNLQFSLSTGGKIKVTRVHIFPGWLRNKTPLQSFAALSLASRLQSPGTALTWSPFSVEQVDVALKYATGNIKCSKRGGDENNMEYAGNELAAVSCPGSQHHLKIPGSPAYQVSGADGSVAVFAVHVGECSSDWGPLATVPRGPCAARLTREIFRDLCDFADKQNQAVPGCEDALLKDVDPKAPTSLLSMEAYTALVNREPAYGIILMFCRGCNKDTCEQGCRSCRDESLQRFDRLALFTPFYRRVLVARVDADSLGFKVPYAPYILYRLPGTLQFREHRDSLTRLVQLFREASSSGGGSTRSRKRRMLPGWVEGGVRACWSLVLGVGQSLVAPFVGERYQIVVEEDDGGAGCRVSAGQLRSLNGKLWRAEVEVGAGEDLPVGTELEAWCNRGRGVKARYPVRDSIGIRCQDSGRFEPPVPQCLRTCKLVSDSKRPGFLQFPAMTIRFTPRPGALQEEHSPPTFTSAKIATEMLQGDAVTFTCPENTILRGVGKRTDTWTCNKGSQRTVVQCEAAPRPCDVPSIPHADASESSQIPHNNDVTVSCRGNRRLRDTDFSSKVTLKCTDGSLDPDPGTLDCIETCEIGSPPIADGRQAAPVFQLQQGGGKSRRLRPPARVWRDNQVLYECGDSEWLLHGTAHNSQVATCNAGGGMNPPIVPCDVRCLVPAHAPPAGEKAVLLTRGGANVAGTHVTAQQQVTIRCPADSLMYSPPGSIFWERNTQPPRAARQSTCGAGGFDFDLPACVDVTYFSNKFLDEHVHLGSQPADLAAFCTAKLNALGANIKTFMVLPSSVQLKALNSLVQNNQVGGANIAAISGVNWMALYKTTERYDVFVCDRTGGGLTTQVQKKKVFVGFRQGGGVWQLYHYDYKTPGAAHVLV; encoded by the exons ATGTCGGGGCGAGCGGCGGCCATGTCGGGGCGAGCGGCTGCCATGTCGGGGCGAGCGGCGGTTCTGGTTCTCCTCTGCGCGGGTTTCGCGGCGGCCTCCCCGCTAGTGGGGCGGCTGAACCTGCCGGCCAAAGAGCCGCACTGTTACGGCACGGTCATCGCGCCTCAGCTGGTCCTCACGTCCGCGGGCTGTGCCTTCAACTCCGCCACAGGCAGGGCTCACAACAATCTGCAGTTTTCACTCAGTACTGGCGGCAAAATCAAG GTAACAAGAGTCCACATCTTCCCTGGCTGGCTGCGGAACAAGACTCCTTTGCAGAGTTTCGCGGCCCTGAGCCTGGCGTCCCGCCTGCAGAGCCCGGGAACAGCGCTGACCTGGAGCCCCTTCTCCGTGGAGCAGGTCGAC GTTGCCCTTAAATATGCCACCGGGAATATCAAATGCAGCAAAAGAGGGGGTGATGAAAATAACATGGAGTATGCTGGGAACGAGCTCGCAGCCGTGTCGTGCCCAGGGTCACAGCACCACCTCAAGATCCCAGGAAGCCCCGCCTACCAg GTGTCCGGTGCGGACGGCTCAGTCGCGGTGTTTGCGGTCCACGTGGGGGAATGCTCCAGTGACTGGGGTCCTCTCGCCACCGTGCCGCGCGGGCCTTGTGCCGCGAGACTTACCCGCGAGATCTTCCGAGACCTCTGTGATTTCGCCGATAAGCAGAACCAGGCCGTGCCTGGGTGCGAGGACGCCCTGCTGAAAGACG TTGATCCGAAGGCACCGACCAGTCTGCTGAGCATGGAGGCCTACACAGCACTGGTGAACCGCGAACCGGCGTATGGCATCATCCTGATGTTCTGCCGAGGCTGCAACAAGGACACTTGTGAACAAG GTTGCCGCAGCTGCCGTGATGAGTCCCTGCAGCGGTTTGACCGCCTGGCGCTGTTCACACCGTTCTACCGGAGGGTGCTGGTGGCCAGGGTGGACGCAGACAGCCTGGGGTTCAAG GTTCCGTACGCTCCCTACATCCTGTACCGCCTTCCCGGAACGCTGCAGTTCCGGGAACACCGCGACTCCCTGACGCGGCTGGTGCAGCTCTTCCGGGAAGCCAG CTCCAGCGGCGGTGGCTCGACACGCA GTCGGAAGAGGAGGATGCTGCCCGGGTGGGTGGAGGGGGGTGTGCGCGCCTGCTGGAGCCTCGTTCTCGGCGTAGGGCAAAGTTTGGTAGCGCCGTTCGTCGGAGAGAGGTACCAAATAG TGGTAGAAGAGGACGATGGAGGAG CAGGGTGCCGCGTGTCCGCCGGGCAGCTGCGGAGCCTGAACGGGAAGCTGTGGCGGGCGGAGGTGGAGGTGGGCGCCGGGGAGGACCTGCCGGTCGGCACGGAGCTGGAGGCCTGGTGTAACCGCGGGCGGGGCGTGAAGGCCCGCTACCCCGTACGGGACAGCATCGGCATCCGGTGCCAGGACAGCGGCAGGTTCGAACCGCCTGTGCCGCAGTGTTTAC GCACCTGTAAGCTGGTGTCGGACTCCAAGCGGCCCGGGTTCCTGCAGTTTCCCGCCATGACGATCCGCTTCACGCCGCGGCCGGGCGCTCTGCAGGAGGAGCACAGCCCGCCCACTTTCACTTCCGCCAAGATCGCCACGGAGATGCTGCAGGGGGACGCGGTCACTTTCACCTGTCCGGAGAACACCATTCTCAG GGGCGTCGGGAAACGCACAGACACCTGGACATGCAACAAAGGCTCGCAGAGGACGGTGGTCCAGTGTGAAG CCGCCCCCCGCCCATGTGACGTCCCGAGCATCCCTCATGCCGACGCGTCAGAGTCCAGCCAGATTCCGCACAACAATGACGTCACTGTCAGTTGCCGTGGCAACAGACGGCTGCGCGACACTGACTTTTCCAGCAAAGTCACTCTGAAATGCACGGACGGCAGCCTGGACCCAGATCCGGGCACTCTGGATTGCATCG AAACCTGTGAGATCGGCTCCCCGCCCATCGCCGATGGCCGCCAGGCGGCCCCGGTCTTCCAGCTGCAGCAGGGCGGAGGCAAGTCCCGCAGACTGAGGCCGCCGGCTCGCGTGTGGAGGGACAACCAG GTGCTGTACGAATGCGGTGACAGTGAGTGGCTGCTACACGGAACAGCCCACAACTCGCAGGTGGCGACCTGCAATGCTGGTGGCGGGATGAATCCCCCCATAGTCCCCTGTGATG TGCGCTGCCTGGTCCCCGCGCACGCCCCGCCAGCAGGTGAGAAGGCAGTGCTGCTGACGCGTGGAGGCGCTAACGTCGCCGGAACCCACGTCACGGCGCAGCAGCAGGTGACCATCCGCTGCCCGGCCGACTCCCTCATGTACAGTCCGCCGGGGAGCATCTTCTGGGAGAGGAACACGCAGCCGCCTCGGGCAGCCAGGCAGAGCACCTGCGGGGCGGGCGGGTTCGACTTCGACCTCCCCGCCTGTGTGG ACGTGACGTATTTCTCCAACAAGTTTCTGGACGAGCACGTCCACCTGGGGTCCCAGCCAGCTGACCTGGCCGCCTTCTGCACTGCAAAGCTGAACGCCCTCGGCGCCAACATCAAAACCTTCATGGTTCTCCCTTCAAGTGTACAG CTGAAGGCCCTGAACAGCCTTGTGCAAAACAACCAGGTTGGAGGTGCGAACATCGCCGCTATCTCCGGGGTCAACTGGATGGCTCTGTACAAGACAACAGAGCGGTACGACGTGTTTGTGTGCGACAGAACAGGCGGCGGCCTGACGACACAG GTGCAGAAGAAGAAAGTGTTTGTGGGTTTCCGGCAGGGTGGAGGGGTGTGGCAACTCTATCACTATGACTACAAGACCCCTGGGGCCGCTCACGTGCTGGTCTGA
- the LOC136424977 gene encoding uncharacterized protein isoform X2, whose translation MSGRAAAMSGRAAAMSGRAAVLVLLCAGFAAASPLVGRLNLPAKEPHCYGTVIAPQLVLTSAGCAFNSATGRAHNNLQFSLSTGGKIKVTRVHIFPGWLRNKTPLQSFAALSLASRLQSPGTALTWSPFSVEQVDVALKYATGNIKCSKRGGDENNMEYAGNELAAVSCPGSQHHLKIPGSPAYQVSGADGSVAVFAVHVGECSSDWGPLATVPRGPCAARLTREIFRDLCDFADKQNQAVPGCEDALLKDVDPKAPTSLLSMEAYTALVNREPAYGIILMFCRGCNKDTCEQGCRSCRDESLQRFDRLALFTPFYRRVLVARVDADSLGFKVPYAPYILYRLPGTLQFREHRDSLTRLVQLFREASSSGGGSTRSRKRRMLPGWVEGGVRACWSLVLGVGQSLVAPFVGERYQIVVEEDDGGGCRVSAGQLRSLNGKLWRAEVEVGAGEDLPVGTELEAWCNRGRGVKARYPVRDSIGIRCQDSGRFEPPVPQCLRTCKLVSDSKRPGFLQFPAMTIRFTPRPGALQEEHSPPTFTSAKIATEMLQGDAVTFTCPENTILRGVGKRTDTWTCNKGSQRTVVQCEAAPRPCDVPSIPHADASESSQIPHNNDVTVSCRGNRRLRDTDFSSKVTLKCTDGSLDPDPGTLDCIETCEIGSPPIADGRQAAPVFQLQQGGGKSRRLRPPARVWRDNQVLYECGDSEWLLHGTAHNSQVATCNAGGGMNPPIVPCDVRCLVPAHAPPAGEKAVLLTRGGANVAGTHVTAQQQVTIRCPADSLMYSPPGSIFWERNTQPPRAARQSTCGAGGFDFDLPACVDVTYFSNKFLDEHVHLGSQPADLAAFCTAKLNALGANIKTFMVLPSSVQLKALNSLVQNNQVGGANIAAISGVNWMALYKTTERYDVFVCDRTGGGLTTQVQKKKVFVGFRQGGGVWQLYHYDYKTPGAAHVLV comes from the exons ATGTCGGGGCGAGCGGCGGCCATGTCGGGGCGAGCGGCTGCCATGTCGGGGCGAGCGGCGGTTCTGGTTCTCCTCTGCGCGGGTTTCGCGGCGGCCTCCCCGCTAGTGGGGCGGCTGAACCTGCCGGCCAAAGAGCCGCACTGTTACGGCACGGTCATCGCGCCTCAGCTGGTCCTCACGTCCGCGGGCTGTGCCTTCAACTCCGCCACAGGCAGGGCTCACAACAATCTGCAGTTTTCACTCAGTACTGGCGGCAAAATCAAG GTAACAAGAGTCCACATCTTCCCTGGCTGGCTGCGGAACAAGACTCCTTTGCAGAGTTTCGCGGCCCTGAGCCTGGCGTCCCGCCTGCAGAGCCCGGGAACAGCGCTGACCTGGAGCCCCTTCTCCGTGGAGCAGGTCGAC GTTGCCCTTAAATATGCCACCGGGAATATCAAATGCAGCAAAAGAGGGGGTGATGAAAATAACATGGAGTATGCTGGGAACGAGCTCGCAGCCGTGTCGTGCCCAGGGTCACAGCACCACCTCAAGATCCCAGGAAGCCCCGCCTACCAg GTGTCCGGTGCGGACGGCTCAGTCGCGGTGTTTGCGGTCCACGTGGGGGAATGCTCCAGTGACTGGGGTCCTCTCGCCACCGTGCCGCGCGGGCCTTGTGCCGCGAGACTTACCCGCGAGATCTTCCGAGACCTCTGTGATTTCGCCGATAAGCAGAACCAGGCCGTGCCTGGGTGCGAGGACGCCCTGCTGAAAGACG TTGATCCGAAGGCACCGACCAGTCTGCTGAGCATGGAGGCCTACACAGCACTGGTGAACCGCGAACCGGCGTATGGCATCATCCTGATGTTCTGCCGAGGCTGCAACAAGGACACTTGTGAACAAG GTTGCCGCAGCTGCCGTGATGAGTCCCTGCAGCGGTTTGACCGCCTGGCGCTGTTCACACCGTTCTACCGGAGGGTGCTGGTGGCCAGGGTGGACGCAGACAGCCTGGGGTTCAAG GTTCCGTACGCTCCCTACATCCTGTACCGCCTTCCCGGAACGCTGCAGTTCCGGGAACACCGCGACTCCCTGACGCGGCTGGTGCAGCTCTTCCGGGAAGCCAG CTCCAGCGGCGGTGGCTCGACACGCA GTCGGAAGAGGAGGATGCTGCCCGGGTGGGTGGAGGGGGGTGTGCGCGCCTGCTGGAGCCTCGTTCTCGGCGTAGGGCAAAGTTTGGTAGCGCCGTTCGTCGGAGAGAGGTACCAAATAG TGGTAGAAGAGGACGATGGAGGAG GGTGCCGCGTGTCCGCCGGGCAGCTGCGGAGCCTGAACGGGAAGCTGTGGCGGGCGGAGGTGGAGGTGGGCGCCGGGGAGGACCTGCCGGTCGGCACGGAGCTGGAGGCCTGGTGTAACCGCGGGCGGGGCGTGAAGGCCCGCTACCCCGTACGGGACAGCATCGGCATCCGGTGCCAGGACAGCGGCAGGTTCGAACCGCCTGTGCCGCAGTGTTTAC GCACCTGTAAGCTGGTGTCGGACTCCAAGCGGCCCGGGTTCCTGCAGTTTCCCGCCATGACGATCCGCTTCACGCCGCGGCCGGGCGCTCTGCAGGAGGAGCACAGCCCGCCCACTTTCACTTCCGCCAAGATCGCCACGGAGATGCTGCAGGGGGACGCGGTCACTTTCACCTGTCCGGAGAACACCATTCTCAG GGGCGTCGGGAAACGCACAGACACCTGGACATGCAACAAAGGCTCGCAGAGGACGGTGGTCCAGTGTGAAG CCGCCCCCCGCCCATGTGACGTCCCGAGCATCCCTCATGCCGACGCGTCAGAGTCCAGCCAGATTCCGCACAACAATGACGTCACTGTCAGTTGCCGTGGCAACAGACGGCTGCGCGACACTGACTTTTCCAGCAAAGTCACTCTGAAATGCACGGACGGCAGCCTGGACCCAGATCCGGGCACTCTGGATTGCATCG AAACCTGTGAGATCGGCTCCCCGCCCATCGCCGATGGCCGCCAGGCGGCCCCGGTCTTCCAGCTGCAGCAGGGCGGAGGCAAGTCCCGCAGACTGAGGCCGCCGGCTCGCGTGTGGAGGGACAACCAG GTGCTGTACGAATGCGGTGACAGTGAGTGGCTGCTACACGGAACAGCCCACAACTCGCAGGTGGCGACCTGCAATGCTGGTGGCGGGATGAATCCCCCCATAGTCCCCTGTGATG TGCGCTGCCTGGTCCCCGCGCACGCCCCGCCAGCAGGTGAGAAGGCAGTGCTGCTGACGCGTGGAGGCGCTAACGTCGCCGGAACCCACGTCACGGCGCAGCAGCAGGTGACCATCCGCTGCCCGGCCGACTCCCTCATGTACAGTCCGCCGGGGAGCATCTTCTGGGAGAGGAACACGCAGCCGCCTCGGGCAGCCAGGCAGAGCACCTGCGGGGCGGGCGGGTTCGACTTCGACCTCCCCGCCTGTGTGG ACGTGACGTATTTCTCCAACAAGTTTCTGGACGAGCACGTCCACCTGGGGTCCCAGCCAGCTGACCTGGCCGCCTTCTGCACTGCAAAGCTGAACGCCCTCGGCGCCAACATCAAAACCTTCATGGTTCTCCCTTCAAGTGTACAG CTGAAGGCCCTGAACAGCCTTGTGCAAAACAACCAGGTTGGAGGTGCGAACATCGCCGCTATCTCCGGGGTCAACTGGATGGCTCTGTACAAGACAACAGAGCGGTACGACGTGTTTGTGTGCGACAGAACAGGCGGCGGCCTGACGACACAG GTGCAGAAGAAGAAAGTGTTTGTGGGTTTCCGGCAGGGTGGAGGGGTGTGGCAACTCTATCACTATGACTACAAGACCCCTGGGGCCGCTCACGTGCTGGTCTGA